Part of the Paenibacillus terrae HPL-003 genome is shown below.
GATCAAGTAGTTAAATGTGCAGGCTGGGCGTTGAGCGGAATTATTGTGGCATGGCTCGGTTCCCTGAATACGCTTGTGATCGCATCCTGTTGCTATTTGGTGGCTGTAACTGTTACTTCATTCATTCGTGATCCGCTGGATCAAAAGGAATTAAGCCCCGATTCTTCAGAATTGGCCACGAATGGGTCAGAAACAGCAAAGGAAAAAGAAAAAGGCTCTCACTGGAAGGAGCTTGGGGAAGGCTGGCAGATCATTTGGCATAACCGCCGCATTCGTTCTTTGATGATCGTGGATAGTGTGGACACCATTGGAGGAACCTCCTGGCTTGGCGTATTTATTCTGGCGTATGTCACTCAGGTGCTGCATCAGGATGCAAGCTGGTGGGGCTTTATGAATGCCTCCTTTTTCTCTGGTACGATTCTGGGCGGACTGCTCGTCGTTGGCTTGGTCAAGCGGCTGCAAAGAAACAGCTTTCTGTACATGCTCGGAGCGTTGCTCGTATATGTGCTAATTACGGTGGTGTTTGCACTCAATACGATCCCGGTCGCTGCGCTTGTTCTTTTTGCTGTATCCGGCTTACCGGTTCAAATGGCAGGAATTATTCGCCGTACCTTGCTGCAAACGAGTGCCCCGGCTGCTCAGCTCCCTAAAGTGATGGCGGGTATTGATGTACTTACGAATCTCGCTTTCGGCCTATCCTTGTTATTCCTGGGCTGGTATGCAGACCGTTTCGGCATGGTGCAGGTGTATTTACTGGCTGCGGCTATGACAACCATTGCCGTTCTGATCGGTTGGTTCTATCGCCGTGATTTTCAGGAAAGTGAGCAAATGGATCGTCCAACCGCTACGGGCGCAGGTATTTAAAATTGGCGTTCTCGCTAGGCGTGACATCGTTCATTGTATGACTACATAGTTAAATGCAGGTGTGAAAGTGAACGTGACGATAGGGAGATTAAAAACATAATAACCTGTAATTTCTCTCAATTTCACAGGAACACCACTGGGATGATGTTGACGGTGGTGTTCCCTTCATATCATTTTGGACAGACAGTATGTCTGTTGAGCCATATGTACCCTTCTAATGTCAGGTCCGTTTGCTCGTGATATATGTTTTGACGGCAGGAGGAGTGTAATTAGTAAATTGCCGTAAGATTCCTTGCGGAGTAGTATCCGTAAGTACCATCGCACGATATTTTTCCTGCATGAATTGTTCCTCAGCCATACGATCAAACAAGGAAATAAGAGGATCGTAATAATGGTTAATGTTTAAAAGACCACATGGCTTTTCGTGCAAGCCTAATTGTGCCCATGTAAAAATTTCAAAATATTCTTCCATCGTACCTGGGCCACCTGGTAAAGCTATGAACCCGTCCGCGATCTCTGCCATTTTAGATTTTCGTTCATGCATGGAATCAACAATGATTAGTTCGCTCAGGCTATGATGCGCAATTTCGCGGTTTTGCAAAAAGTGAGGGAGCACACCGATGACGTGACCTCCTGCATGAAGTACCGCATCAGCTACTGTACCCATTAAACCAACGCTTGCTCCTCCATAAACCAGGCTTATCTCTTGTTCGGCAAGTGCCTTGCCCAGAGCAATAGCGTGCTCTCGATAAATCGTAGACACCCCATCACTGGAACCGCAGAAAACAGCAATGCTTTTCATATTAGATCCCCCTTATGAATATCTCTTTGCAAGTTTTTGCTGGTGTGTCCGAAATATGTCTTCCAAGGTGATGTCATACTTGTTGGCGATCACGATAAGATTACCCAGTACGTCTCCTAGCTCTTCAGTTAAATGTTTCTTGTTATCCTCGAATGAACCATCGATCTCATCAGGACGGTCTCTGCCGATTTCCAGGGCGCGAATGGCTCTCGCAACCTCTCCCGTTTCTTCTGCCAAGAAACCAATTCGAACGAATATATCTAAATCCGACCAACTTCTCTCCTGGTAATACTGCTTTACCCATTGTTGAAATTCATTAATATCCATATCCAGCCTCCAAATATAAACCGATATATAGGTGTGGGCTATACACAAAGTCTCAAGGTTTAGATAAAACAGAAACATTTGTTCGTGTTTTTTATTATATAATATGAAAGGGTATTTTTCAAAGAAAAATAAAAAAAGCCGATTGCAAAAGAGCAATCGGCTTATTCCCTCAACCCGCTAGGCCGTAGTGAACTGGCTATTATAGAGCGAGGCATAATGTCCCCCGCTTGCAAGCAGCCCCTCATGGGTTCCGCTTTCGACGACATCGCCGTTTTTCATATATAAAATTAGATCCGCTTCGCGGATGGTCGATAGTCTGTGGGCGATCACAAAGCTGGTGCGTCCAGCAATCATTTTCATAAACGCCTTTTGAATACGCGCTTCTGTCAGGGTGTCTATACTGCTGGTCGCTTCATCCAGAATGAGCATAGGTGGATCGACGAGGATTACCCGCGCAATGGTGAGTAGTTGCTTTTGACCTTGCGACAGGCTGTCGCCTGAACCGCTGATGACCGTATCGTAGCCATGAGGCAGACGCTTGATGAAGCTATGTGCATTGGCGGCCGTCGCAGCCGCGATAACTTCATCTTCCGTCGCTTCCGGTTTTCCGTAAGCGATATTGTCCCGAATCGTGCCGCTGAACAGCCATGTATCCTGAAGTACCATGCCAAAATTAGTCCGCAGACTGTCCCGGCTCATGTCATTGATATTCACCCCGTCGATAGATATCGAGCCGCTATCTACATCATAAAAGCGCATGAGCAGGTTGACGAGTGTTGTTTTGCCTGCCCCGGTTTGACCGACAATCGCAACACGGGTACCCGGCTTAACCTCCAAACTAAAATTCGTAATGAGCGTACGCTCCGGGGTATAGGAGAATTTGACATGATCAAAAAGAATCGTGCCCTTGCTGCGTTCCAAATGTACAGCGTTCGATTTTTCTGGCTGCTCAGGCGGTGAGTCCAAAATAGCGAATATGCGCTGGGCAGATGCCGTAGCCGCTTGGAACTGAGTCAGTACCCCTGTGATTTCATTAAAGGGCTTGGCGAACAGGTTCGTATAAATCAGAAAGCTTGACAATCCGCCTACCGAGATGACGCCCAGAATGATGGATATACAGCCGATCATCGCAGTGACCGAGAACGTCATGTTGTTCACCAGACGGGTGGAGGGATTGGACAATGATCCATAAAACTGTGATTTTACCCCTGCTTGATACAATTGGTCATTTTTGGCGGCGAATTCCTCAAACGAACGGTTTTCATAATGAAAGGCTGTAACCACCCGCTGTCCGCCAATCATTTCCTCCACATAACCATTCAGACTCCCTAAAATTTGGGCCTGTTCGCGGAACATGCGTTGGGATCGAGTGGTAATAAACCGTGCTACGCCATACGTAACCGGGGCTGACACCAGCACAACCAACGTCATGATCGGACTGATATACAGCATGAGCACAACCGAGCCTATAATCGTAATAATCCCGGTAATCAAGGTGGAAAAACCTTGCAGTAACCCATCCGATACGGCATCCATATCGTTTACAAAACGGCTGATGCTGTCACCTTGTGGGTGATTGTCATGAAAGCTTAACGGCAGGATATTAAAATGATCAAATAACTCTCGCCGCATATCATTGACCGTCTGAAAAGCAATACGGTTCGTCAAATAGGTGAGCAGCCAGCTAAACAGGCTGCCTACGGCGTACACAATGCCCAATCCGGCAAGGATCTGCGCGATTCCCCTAAAATCCACCACTCCCTTATCCACCATATGGTCAATGGCCTGACCAATCATATAGGGACCGATCAGACTGGCAAGCACGCTGAGAATTGCACTGACCATGACCCAAAATGCTGTTTTTTTATATTGACCCACATAGGTTAACAATCTTCTCCAGGTTTCCTTACCGCTCATTGGTCTACCTCCTGCGTTGAGAGCTGGGAATGATTAATCTCCTGATATACATCTGAGGTGCTCATCAACTGTTCGTGTGTGCCGACACCGACAATCCGCCCTTCATCAAACACAATAATTTTATCAGCATGCTGAACGCTGCTGACCCGTTGCGAGACAAGCAGGACGGTCATACTGCTGCTATTTTCCCGTAACGATTTACGCAAGGCGGCATCGGTTGCAAAATCGAGTGCGCTTGAGGAATCATCCAAAATGAGGATTTGCGGATTTCCTACAATAGCTCTGGCGATGGTTAGACGTTGCTTTTGACCTCCCGACAGATTAAGGCCCCCTCGGGCAATCGGAGCATCGTATTTTTCGGGCAGATTGGAAATGAACTCCTCCGCTTGCGCGATGGCTGCGGCTCGGGCGACTTCCTCATCGGTGGCGTGTTCACGACCCCAACGAATATTATCCGCTATGGTGCCGGTAAACAGCAGCGCCTTCTGTGGAACAATCCCGATTTCCTGCCGCAATTGCTCAAGCTTATATTGGCGAACGTCGATGCCATCGACCTGGACACGCCCCTCCACCGCATCATAGAACCGGGGGATGAGATTCACAAATGTAGATTTCCCCGAACCTGTTCCTCCGATGATACCGACCGTTTCACCGGGGTAGATGTCTACGGTAACATCGCTCAGCGCCAATTGTCCCGTTTGGTTGTATCCGAAGGAGACGTGATCAAAAGCGATGGCCGGTACGGTGCCCTGCTCATCTGAACCAGCCCGGCCTGTAGCCGTAGTCACATCGGAAATCGAAGCTTGTGTATCCAGAACCTCCTGAATCCGTGCAGCCGAGGTTGCAGCCTTGGTGAACAGAATAATTAAATTGGTCACTACGATCAAAGCCAGCAAGATCTGCGTGATATAATTAATAAAAGCAATAATCTCCCCTTGAGTAAGAGATCCATATTGAATATGAATGCCGCCGACCCACAGAATCGCAATAATGGCTCCGTTGACTACCAGCAAGGTGGCCGGGCTGAGCAAAGCGGAAATGCGCCCAACACGGATGGCGGTTAGGGTCAGGTCATCCGAGGCTGTATTGAACTTGACTCGTTCGGTTCCTCTTTTGGCAAAGGCCCGTATGACCCTTACCCCTGTAAGATTTTCGCTTAGCACAAGAGCGATTTTGTCCAGCTTTTTCTGATACATGCGATACAGTGGCGAAGCCTTCGTGATCACCAGATACAGGATCAAAGCCAGAATTGGCGTAGCCGCCAACAGGACCAAAGCGAGTCGGAAGTCCAGGATCATCGACATGATAATAGCCCCAATGCAAATAAAAGGAGCGCGAATGACCAGACGAATCAGCATTGCCACAGCCGTCTGGAGCTGATTCACATCGTTCGTGATCCGATTGATGAGTGAAGGTGTACCAAACTTATCCAGATCGGCATAAGAGAACGATGAAATGTGCTTAAACATCGTATTGCGCAGCGTGGTTCCGAATCCTTGGGAGGCCCGGGCTGCGTAGAATTGGCATACCATTGAACTGCCAAAGCCCAGCACGGTCATAAGCAACATCAAAAGACCCATCTGCCAAACATAATGGGTATCTCCTTTGCCAACACCATGATTGATCATGAGGGCTACCATGGTAGGCAGCAATAATTCCAAAATCGCCTCAATCAGTTTAAACAGAGGCCCCAGAATACTTTCCTTCTTATAAGGCTTCAAAAAAATAGCAAATTTCAGCAAATAGACCATCACCTAACCTGAATATTGTATAAAGCCCGTTGACCCAACCTGATAACTGAATATGATTATGGCATATGCCAAGCCATATGAATAATATTTAATATATATTAGAGGTATATGTATTACATATATCAGTACCGGAGGTTCGTGATGGAATTGAGACATCTCAAGTATTTTCTGGCGATTGCAGAGGCGGGACAAATCACAGCGGCAGCTAAAAAGCTGCAAATCGCACAGCCTCCCCTCAGTCAGCAGCTCATGCAGCTGGAGGAAGAGCTTGGTGTAAAGCTCGTGCATCGAGGCCCGCGAAGCATTCATCTGACAGAGGCCGGAATCATCTTGCAGAACAGGGCCAAGCAGATTTTGGAGCTGACGGATGCCACGACGAGGGAAATAAACGATTTTGCTATGGGTATGAAAGGAACGCTCACGATTGGAACCGTCTCTTCTTCCGGCGCAGCCCTGATGAAAGACAGGCTTTCCGAATTTCACAAAACCTATGCGGGCGTAAAATTTGAAATTCATGAGGGAAACACGTTCATGATCCTCGATCTGTTGAACAAGGGGATTGTAGAGGTCGGTATCGTCAGAACGCCGTTCAACACCACCGATCTGGGGTGCAGATATGCAGCCTCCGAGCCGATGGTCGCGGTGATGACAGAAGAGCATGACTGGAATCCTGACCAGAAGACGATTCTACTGTCTGACTTGAAAAACAGACCGCTAATCGTATACCGCCGCTTTGAGCAATTGATCCACGATGCCTGCATGAAGCATGGCTTTGAGCCGAATTTCTTTTGCAAAAACGATGATGCCCGCACTACGCTTCACTGGGCTAATGAAGGACTGGGTATCGGTATGATTTCGCGGTCCGCGCTGTCTCTAGGCAGTAATAGCCAGTTAATTGTGAAGGAAATTATGTGTGAAGAATTGCATACTCGTGTGGCGGCTGTCTGGCTCAAGGATAAATACATGTCTTCTCTGGCTTCCCGATTTATCGAAAGCTTTAGCCAAGCACCCGATGGAGTCACTCCACAGTAGCTGTTTTTTTTGTGGATGAAAGCATCTTTTTGTAAAATCTCATTTGAATTGCAAACGGGAACTGGATATAGTAGTACAGTAGGATAGCGATAGAATGGAGTTTGAACACATGCCACACAATGCAAAGGTCCAAATCCGTCTTCATAGTCATCACGACGGAGAAGATGTGGTGCAGGAGCTTCCCGGAGAAGCCATCATGCGTGGGAAGCATCTATATATAAGGTACGATGAGCCGCAAGAGGGGCCTGAGGGTGGAACGACACGGAACACGGTCAAAATCGGACCGGATGAGCTGAAGCTGATCCGTCACGGCGAAGTGCAATCGGAGCAGTCGTTTGCGCTGGGACGAAGATTGCCGGGATTTTACCGATCTCCTTATTTAAGCCTGAATATGTCTGCGCATACGCAGAAGCTCGATATTCGAATGGACGGGTTTACCGGACATGTGAGCTGGACTTATGATCTATACGTATTTGAGGATTTCTCGGGGCATTTTGCCATCAGTTTGCATATACAGGAGGAGCAACAATCATGACAAGCAATCCACTGGAACTCATTAATCAAAAGGTGATCTCAGCTATCGAGGCGGCGGTACTGGCTGCCGGAATCGTGAGCCGCGAAGAGCTGCCGACCATTACGCTGGAGGTGCCGAAGGACAAGTCGCATGGTGATTTGGCTACAAACGCTGCCATGCAGCTCACCCGCATTGCGAAGAAAAACCCGCGTCAAATTGCAGAAGATTTGATCGCAAATATGGACTTGGCTGCCGCTTCAATTGAAAGCGCGGAAATTGCCGGACCGGGCTTTATTAACTTCCGCCTGAACAAGAGCTATCTGTATGATGTCATTAAACAAGTGCAGGAGCAGGGAGCAGATTACGGACGTGTGCAGGAAGGTGCAGGCAAAAAGGTTCAAATCGAATTCGTCAGTGCGAACCCGACAGGTAGCCTGCACTTGGGCCATGCGCGCGGTGCGGCAGTAGGGGATGCTCTCTGCAACGTGCTTGATTATGCTGGATATAAAGTAACTCGTGAATACTACATTAATGATGCGGGCAACCAGATTTACAACATGAGCCGCTCTATTGAGGCGCGTTACTTGCAGGAGCTGGGACAGCCTGCGGAGATGCCGGAGGACGGGTATCATGGTGAGGACATCATCGGCTTTGCCAAGGAGCTGGTGGCCGAGAAGAGTGATTCCCTGCTGTCTTTGACACCAGGCGACCGCGCTGCTTATTTCCGCGACTACGGTCTGGAAAAGGAACTGAACAAGATCAAGCGCGATCTGGAGCTGTTCCGTGTACCTTTTGACTCCTGGTTCAGCGAAACATCGCTGTATGAAAATGGTGAAGTGCTTAAAGCGCTGAATGAGCTGCGTGACCGTGAGGAGATTTACGAGAAGGACGGAGCCACATGGCTGAATACAACCAAGTACGGCGACGATAAAGACCGTGTCTTGATCAAAAATGACGGTACATACACGTACCTGACCCCGGATATCGC
Proteins encoded:
- a CDS encoding MFS transporter, translated to MIRRSFYYLWGSQTISNVADIIYMLSVVVLVFSSSNSLMTTILIPLFRLSAQVLSGLVAPIVLGRFRLTRILLFSQFGQFLIFTLLLLYLWITPDQRSFLFIFVMVFGMSFLDGWTNPARNALVPRLATGEGLMRANGMVAVSDQVVKCAGWALSGIIVAWLGSLNTLVIASCCYLVAVTVTSFIRDPLDQKELSPDSSELATNGSETAKEKEKGSHWKELGEGWQIIWHNRRIRSLMIVDSVDTIGGTSWLGVFILAYVTQVLHQDASWWGFMNASFFSGTILGGLLVVGLVKRLQRNSFLYMLGALLVYVLITVVFALNTIPVAALVLFAVSGLPVQMAGIIRRTLLQTSAPAAQLPKVMAGIDVLTNLAFGLSLLFLGWYADRFGMVQVYLLAAAMTTIAVLIGWFYRRDFQESEQMDRPTATGAGI
- a CDS encoding TIGR00730 family Rossman fold protein translates to MKSIAVFCGSSDGVSTIYREHAIALGKALAEQEISLVYGGASVGLMGTVADAVLHAGGHVIGVLPHFLQNREIAHHSLSELIIVDSMHERKSKMAEIADGFIALPGGPGTMEEYFEIFTWAQLGLHEKPCGLLNINHYYDPLISLFDRMAEEQFMQEKYRAMVLTDTTPQGILRQFTNYTPPAVKTYITSKRT
- a CDS encoding MazG nucleotide pyrophosphohydrolase domain-containing protein, encoding MDINEFQQWVKQYYQERSWSDLDIFVRIGFLAEETGEVARAIRALEIGRDRPDEIDGSFEDNKKHLTEELGDVLGNLIVIANKYDITLEDIFRTHQQKLAKRYS
- a CDS encoding ABC transporter ATP-binding protein: MSGKETWRRLLTYVGQYKKTAFWVMVSAILSVLASLIGPYMIGQAIDHMVDKGVVDFRGIAQILAGLGIVYAVGSLFSWLLTYLTNRIAFQTVNDMRRELFDHFNILPLSFHDNHPQGDSISRFVNDMDAVSDGLLQGFSTLITGIITIIGSVVLMLYISPIMTLVVLVSAPVTYGVARFITTRSQRMFREQAQILGSLNGYVEEMIGGQRVVTAFHYENRSFEEFAAKNDQLYQAGVKSQFYGSLSNPSTRLVNNMTFSVTAMIGCISIILGVISVGGLSSFLIYTNLFAKPFNEITGVLTQFQAATASAQRIFAILDSPPEQPEKSNAVHLERSKGTILFDHVKFSYTPERTLITNFSLEVKPGTRVAIVGQTGAGKTTLVNLLMRFYDVDSGSISIDGVNINDMSRDSLRTNFGMVLQDTWLFSGTIRDNIAYGKPEATEDEVIAAATAANAHSFIKRLPHGYDTVISGSGDSLSQGQKQLLTIARVILVDPPMLILDEATSSIDTLTEARIQKAFMKMIAGRTSFVIAHRLSTIREADLILYMKNGDVVESGTHEGLLASGGHYASLYNSQFTTA
- a CDS encoding ABC transporter ATP-binding protein, whose protein sequence is MLKFAIFLKPYKKESILGPLFKLIEAILELLLPTMVALMINHGVGKGDTHYVWQMGLLMLLMTVLGFGSSMVCQFYAARASQGFGTTLRNTMFKHISSFSYADLDKFGTPSLINRITNDVNQLQTAVAMLIRLVIRAPFICIGAIIMSMILDFRLALVLLAATPILALILYLVITKASPLYRMYQKKLDKIALVLSENLTGVRVIRAFAKRGTERVKFNTASDDLTLTAIRVGRISALLSPATLLVVNGAIIAILWVGGIHIQYGSLTQGEIIAFINYITQILLALIVVTNLIILFTKAATSAARIQEVLDTQASISDVTTATGRAGSDEQGTVPAIAFDHVSFGYNQTGQLALSDVTVDIYPGETVGIIGGTGSGKSTFVNLIPRFYDAVEGRVQVDGIDVRQYKLEQLRQEIGIVPQKALLFTGTIADNIRWGREHATDEEVARAAAIAQAEEFISNLPEKYDAPIARGGLNLSGGQKQRLTIARAIVGNPQILILDDSSSALDFATDAALRKSLRENSSSMTVLLVSQRVSSVQHADKIIVFDEGRIVGVGTHEQLMSTSDVYQEINHSQLSTQEVDQ
- a CDS encoding LysR family transcriptional regulator — its product is MELRHLKYFLAIAEAGQITAAAKKLQIAQPPLSQQLMQLEEELGVKLVHRGPRSIHLTEAGIILQNRAKQILELTDATTREINDFAMGMKGTLTIGTVSSSGAALMKDRLSEFHKTYAGVKFEIHEGNTFMILDLLNKGIVEVGIVRTPFNTTDLGCRYAASEPMVAVMTEEHDWNPDQKTILLSDLKNRPLIVYRRFEQLIHDACMKHGFEPNFFCKNDDARTTLHWANEGLGIGMISRSALSLGSNSQLIVKEIMCEELHTRVAAVWLKDKYMSSLASRFIESFSQAPDGVTPQ
- a CDS encoding DUF1934 domain-containing protein — protein: MEFEHMPHNAKVQIRLHSHHDGEDVVQELPGEAIMRGKHLYIRYDEPQEGPEGGTTRNTVKIGPDELKLIRHGEVQSEQSFALGRRLPGFYRSPYLSLNMSAHTQKLDIRMDGFTGHVSWTYDLYVFEDFSGHFAISLHIQEEQQS
- the argS gene encoding arginine--tRNA ligase codes for the protein MTSNPLELINQKVISAIEAAVLAAGIVSREELPTITLEVPKDKSHGDLATNAAMQLTRIAKKNPRQIAEDLIANMDLAAASIESAEIAGPGFINFRLNKSYLYDVIKQVQEQGADYGRVQEGAGKKVQIEFVSANPTGSLHLGHARGAAVGDALCNVLDYAGYKVTREYYINDAGNQIYNMSRSIEARYLQELGQPAEMPEDGYHGEDIIGFAKELVAEKSDSLLSLTPGDRAAYFRDYGLEKELNKIKRDLELFRVPFDSWFSETSLYENGEVLKALNELRDREEIYEKDGATWLNTTKYGDDKDRVLIKNDGTYTYLTPDIAYHRDKYARGYDTIINIWGADHHGYIPRMKAAMEALGNDPDKLKVLIAQMVSLFQNGEKVKMSKRTGKAVTMEDLMEEVGVDAIRYFFTMRSMDSHLDFDMDLAISTSNENPVFYVQYAHARACSVYRQAEEQGIAVLPLAEVDLSKLTAEHEYDLLRKIGELPEEVSVAAANFAPHRMIRYVYELASLFHSYYKAERVITEDAAQTQARLALFGAVRTTIANVLKLVGVSAPERM